The Kitasatospora paranensis genome has a window encoding:
- a CDS encoding WhiB family transcriptional regulator, whose protein sequence is MTRIVRRGLRGTFRPHLTARPTGVVEVIPSPDGDLRGAACQGMDPDLFYAEPDPDDTKADPTAGEFAIRRAKMVCAGCPVRQMCLALAVDRSEPYGIFGGLTADERRTLKRTTAKAAKTAANLGPVTA, encoded by the coding sequence ATGACCCGCATCGTCCGCCGCGGCCTGCGCGGCACCTTCCGCCCGCACCTGACCGCCCGTCCCACCGGCGTGGTGGAGGTCATCCCGTCCCCGGACGGCGACCTGCGCGGCGCCGCCTGCCAGGGCATGGACCCGGATCTGTTCTATGCCGAGCCCGACCCGGACGACACCAAGGCCGATCCGACGGCCGGTGAGTTCGCGATCCGCCGGGCGAAGATGGTGTGCGCCGGCTGCCCGGTGCGGCAGATGTGCCTGGCGCTCGCCGTGGACCGCAGCGAGCCGTACGGCATCTTCGGCGGGCTGACCGCCGACGAGCGCCGCACACTCAAGCGCACCACCGCCAAGGCCGCCAAGACGGCGGCGAACCTGGGCCCGGTGACGGCATGA
- a CDS encoding helix-turn-helix transcriptional regulator, producing the protein MANERLRGAILASGLTVEQIAERIGVSARTVERWVEARGQRRPYRRFQYALANLMQRDLSDLWPDEESASQTAEAGRAELVRLYPHRAVVPKDLWTSLYSGAARHFDLVVYAGFWLSEDPLFFRLIREKATAGVPVRMMLGDPDSHPVAQRGEDEGIGPAMAGKIRNALANYAPIFNVPGVEFRLHSTTLYNSLYRADDEMLVNGHVHGVGAYLAPVLHLSKVPGGELFSTYAASIERIWESSRRITSPRLEDEAA; encoded by the coding sequence ATGGCCAATGAGCGGCTTCGAGGAGCAATCCTGGCAAGCGGCCTGACGGTAGAGCAGATCGCAGAACGCATCGGCGTCAGCGCACGCACGGTGGAGCGGTGGGTTGAGGCCAGGGGCCAGCGCAGACCGTACCGGCGCTTCCAGTACGCCCTGGCGAACCTCATGCAACGCGACCTGTCCGACCTCTGGCCGGACGAAGAGAGCGCCAGCCAAACAGCCGAGGCTGGCCGTGCCGAACTCGTGCGGCTCTACCCACACCGCGCCGTGGTGCCGAAGGACTTGTGGACGTCGCTCTATTCAGGTGCCGCCCGGCACTTCGACCTGGTCGTCTACGCAGGCTTCTGGCTATCCGAAGATCCGCTTTTCTTTCGCCTGATCAGGGAGAAGGCGACCGCGGGCGTGCCTGTCCGGATGATGCTCGGCGACCCAGACTCACACCCGGTCGCGCAGCGTGGCGAGGACGAAGGGATCGGCCCGGCGATGGCTGGGAAGATCCGCAACGCGCTTGCCAACTACGCGCCGATCTTCAACGTGCCAGGGGTTGAGTTTCGTCTCCACTCGACGACGCTCTACAACTCGCTCTACCGAGCCGATGACGAGATGCTCGTCAACGGCCACGTCCATGGAGTTGGCGCCTACCTCGCACCCGTGCTGCACCTCTCGAAGGTGCCCGGCGGGGAGCTGTTCAGCACGTACGCGGCGAGCATCGAGCGAATCTGGGAGAGTTCTCGAAGGATCACTTCCCCGAGACTTGAGGACGAGGCGGCATGA
- a CDS encoding NUDIX domain-containing protein produces the protein MSRIDYINDPNAPAANSVVPSVVAVVQDEGGRVLLIHKTDNGLWALPGGGHDIGEFVASTVIREVREETGIDVEVETVTGLYTDPGHLMAYDDGEVRQQFSICFRARPIGGNLRTSEESKEVRWVNPADLEGLDIHPSMRLRIQHALDPDRTQPYIG, from the coding sequence ATGAGCCGGATCGACTACATCAACGACCCCAACGCGCCGGCGGCGAACTCGGTCGTCCCGTCGGTCGTCGCCGTCGTGCAGGACGAAGGTGGTCGGGTGCTACTGATCCATAAGACAGACAATGGGCTGTGGGCGCTCCCTGGCGGCGGACACGATATCGGCGAGTTCGTGGCCAGCACGGTGATCCGGGAGGTACGCGAGGAGACCGGTATCGATGTCGAGGTCGAGACGGTCACCGGGCTATACACCGACCCTGGGCACCTTATGGCGTACGACGACGGAGAGGTCCGACAGCAGTTCTCGATCTGCTTCCGCGCAAGGCCGATCGGCGGGAACCTTCGGACGAGCGAAGAATCGAAGGAGGTCCGCTGGGTGAACCCGGCGGACCTCGAAGGCCTCGACATTCATCCGTCCATGCGGTTGCGAATCCAGCACGCGCTCGACCCGGACCGCACCCAGCCGTACATCGGCTAG
- a CDS encoding GntR family transcriptional regulator, translated as MSERSPRGTYLQIAEALRAEIGDGSGLAALPSEAELMAQYGVARSTVGRALKVLTDEGLIRSRQGTRRIVAATESAPSVYDQIAGVISAEGLTPGDEFPSESELCKLTDASRGTVRRALAQLEGAGVLEVRQGKGRFVRALPRPSIAPPTS; from the coding sequence GTGAGCGAGCGGAGTCCGCGCGGCACGTACCTGCAGATCGCCGAGGCGCTGCGTGCCGAGATCGGCGACGGTTCCGGGCTGGCAGCCCTACCGTCCGAAGCCGAGCTGATGGCTCAGTACGGCGTGGCCCGGAGCACCGTGGGTCGTGCGCTCAAGGTGCTGACGGACGAAGGCTTGATCCGCTCCCGGCAGGGCACGCGCCGAATCGTCGCAGCCACAGAATCGGCACCCTCGGTCTATGACCAGATCGCGGGTGTCATCTCAGCGGAAGGTCTGACACCGGGTGACGAATTCCCGTCCGAGAGCGAGCTCTGCAAGCTGACCGACGCGTCCCGGGGGACCGTACGCCGCGCGCTAGCTCAGCTTGAAGGCGCTGGCGTGCTGGAGGTCCGGCAGGGCAAGGGCCGCTTTGTCCGCGCGCTGCCCCGCCCGAGCATCGCACCACCTACCTCCTAG
- the cas2e gene encoding type I-E CRISPR-associated endoribonuclease Cas2e, which produces MASMTVLSVTAVPDHVRGALTRWLLEVTPHLYVGTISARVRNELWRAVSGCVAGGVAVLVHPAANEQGFELHTAGDQRRQPVDFDGLTLIATTAQLHQEIAKP; this is translated from the coding sequence GTGGCGTCGATGACCGTCCTCTCCGTTACCGCCGTCCCCGACCACGTACGCGGTGCCCTGACCCGCTGGCTCCTGGAGGTCACGCCTCACCTCTACGTCGGAACCATCTCTGCGCGTGTCCGCAACGAGCTCTGGCGTGCAGTCAGTGGTTGCGTCGCAGGCGGTGTAGCAGTCCTCGTCCATCCAGCGGCGAACGAACAAGGATTCGAGCTGCATACCGCCGGTGACCAACGGCGTCAGCCTGTCGATTTCGACGGACTGACCTTGATCGCCACCACCGCCCAATTGCATCAAGAAATCGCAAAGCCCTAG
- the cas6e gene encoding type I-E CRISPR-associated protein Cas6/Cse3/CasE produces the protein MSLWLTRIVPDQRHRDARRDAASAVGLHHRLMSLFPDDVPSTEPRRELGVLFRAEPGPSGPQILLQSARQPDIGKLPAGYGQALTRPLAPLLDALRPGLPVRYRIAANAIRKPGRTTREMYQLGAIIPLSGRAADEWWTRQAETSGLTLTTLHATPLDAAHGARRDGQQQVKHARTLFEGTALITDPDRLRTRLTEGIGKGKAYGCGLLSLAPQKETA, from the coding sequence ATGAGTCTGTGGCTGACCCGCATCGTCCCCGACCAGCGACACCGAGACGCCCGCCGGGACGCGGCCAGCGCCGTCGGCCTCCACCACCGGCTGATGTCACTCTTCCCCGACGACGTACCCAGCACCGAGCCCCGCCGCGAACTCGGAGTCCTCTTCCGCGCCGAACCCGGGCCCAGCGGCCCGCAGATCCTCCTACAGAGCGCCCGCCAGCCCGACATCGGCAAACTGCCCGCCGGCTACGGCCAGGCCCTCACCCGACCACTGGCACCGCTCCTCGACGCCCTCCGCCCCGGTCTGCCGGTCCGCTACCGCATCGCCGCCAACGCCATCCGCAAACCCGGACGCACCACGCGCGAGATGTACCAGCTCGGCGCGATCATCCCGCTGTCCGGCCGCGCGGCCGACGAATGGTGGACCCGCCAGGCCGAGACCTCGGGCCTCACCCTGACCACACTCCACGCCACACCGCTGGACGCCGCACACGGCGCACGGCGGGACGGCCAGCAGCAGGTCAAACACGCACGCACCCTCTTCGAGGGCACCGCCCTCATCACCGACCCGGACCGCCTCCGCACCCGCCTGACCGAAGGAATCGGCAAGGGCAAGGCTTACGGCTGCGGCCTTCTCAGCCTCGCACCACAGAAGGAGACCGCATGA
- the cas5e gene encoding type I-E CRISPR-associated protein Cas5/CasD: MSPTTSGAGLLLHLAGPLQSWGERSQFNERDTAPFPTRSGVIGLLASALGRRREDSIEDLTGLSLTVRADRPGVLLRDLHTVGGGLPGRQTVTTAEGKKRSGGTATLLSHRYYLADAAFTAALTGDADVLESCRTALRDPVWPPYLGRRSCPPEGPLLLGLFDDALHHLLHLPLARRASRAEGALLDIVFHSDCPLGDLSPGSGTGSDDGTAPAGQVNDDPLTFHSRNRSFRARARYQRTLRLPAGQCAGFSTDYLAAVGTYLAQHPTRHESARA, translated from the coding sequence GTGAGCCCCACCACCAGCGGCGCCGGTCTCCTGCTGCACCTGGCGGGACCGCTCCAGTCCTGGGGAGAGCGGAGCCAGTTCAACGAGCGGGACACCGCGCCGTTCCCGACCCGCTCCGGGGTCATCGGGCTCCTCGCATCGGCCCTCGGACGACGGCGCGAGGACAGCATCGAGGACCTCACCGGTCTCTCCCTGACCGTTCGGGCCGACCGCCCGGGAGTGCTGCTGCGCGACCTCCACACCGTGGGCGGTGGCCTGCCCGGCCGCCAGACGGTCACGACCGCCGAGGGCAAGAAGCGCTCGGGCGGCACCGCAACCCTGCTTTCCCACCGCTACTACCTCGCCGACGCGGCATTCACCGCCGCCCTCACCGGTGATGCGGATGTCCTCGAATCGTGCCGGACGGCGCTGCGCGACCCCGTGTGGCCGCCCTACCTCGGCCGGCGCTCCTGCCCGCCGGAGGGACCTCTGCTCCTGGGCCTGTTCGACGATGCGCTCCACCATCTGCTGCACCTGCCGCTCGCGCGGCGGGCCTCACGGGCAGAGGGGGCACTCCTCGACATCGTCTTCCACAGTGACTGCCCCCTCGGCGACCTCAGCCCGGGCAGCGGGACCGGATCGGACGACGGCACCGCGCCGGCAGGCCAGGTCAACGACGACCCGCTCACCTTCCACAGCCGCAACCGCTCCTTCCGTGCACGCGCCCGCTACCAGCGGACCCTCCGGCTGCCCGCAGGCCAGTGCGCCGGGTTCTCCACCGACTACCTGGCGGCAGTCGGCACCTACCTCGCCCAGCACCCGACCCGTCACGAAAGCGCCCGCGCATGA
- the cas7e gene encoding type I-E CRISPR-associated protein Cas7/Cse4/CasC yields the protein MAPADRTTARFIDLHVVQSVPFANLNRDDNNSVKTVRYGDADRTRVSSQSWKRAVREYFQDSFGERALRTRRIGARVTRLLETERGWPSDLAVRAGQHVAAGSSIKFETAKDSPVLTTNAMVYVPETAVADLADLAEEHRKALENGKDIKKAADKSVLPQDRIDAILRTRNGVINLFGRMLAEVDDAGVDGAVQVAHALTTHGTDVELDYFSAVDDVTSAWGDTTGSAHMGHAEFSAGVFYRYATIDLADLARNLGGDRAAARELAAGFAEAFILSLPQAKKTATAPHTIPDLVHLSVRTDRPLSYAAAFEKPVRSHREDGGYAGPSRTALSDYAQAANTLLGNRGILTAGWASLDEKDLAGLGVRVDSFPELLDTALNAAFPEAAA from the coding sequence ATGGCTCCGGCCGACCGCACCACCGCCCGATTCATCGACCTCCACGTCGTGCAGAGCGTCCCGTTCGCGAACCTGAACCGCGACGACAACAACTCGGTGAAGACCGTCCGGTACGGCGACGCGGACCGCACCCGGGTCAGCAGCCAGTCGTGGAAGCGCGCGGTACGCGAATACTTCCAGGACAGCTTCGGCGAGCGGGCCCTGCGCACCCGGCGCATCGGCGCCCGCGTGACCCGCCTGCTGGAGACCGAGCGCGGCTGGCCCAGCGACCTCGCCGTGCGCGCAGGCCAGCATGTCGCCGCCGGCAGCAGCATCAAGTTCGAGACCGCCAAGGACTCGCCGGTCCTCACCACCAACGCCATGGTCTACGTTCCCGAGACCGCGGTGGCCGACCTTGCGGACCTCGCCGAGGAGCACCGGAAGGCACTGGAGAACGGGAAGGACATCAAGAAGGCCGCGGACAAGAGTGTCCTGCCGCAGGATCGGATCGACGCCATCCTGCGGACCCGCAACGGCGTGATCAACCTGTTCGGGCGCATGCTTGCCGAGGTCGACGACGCAGGAGTGGACGGCGCGGTCCAGGTCGCCCACGCGCTGACCACCCACGGCACCGACGTCGAACTCGACTACTTCTCGGCCGTCGACGACGTCACCTCCGCCTGGGGCGACACGACCGGCAGCGCCCACATGGGCCACGCCGAATTCAGCGCCGGCGTCTTCTACCGCTACGCCACCATCGACCTGGCCGACCTGGCCCGCAACCTCGGCGGCGACCGAGCCGCCGCCCGCGAACTCGCCGCCGGCTTCGCCGAGGCCTTCATCCTCTCCCTCCCCCAGGCCAAGAAGACCGCCACCGCCCCGCACACCATCCCCGACCTCGTCCACCTGTCGGTCCGCACCGACCGGCCGCTGTCCTACGCCGCCGCGTTCGAGAAGCCGGTGCGCTCCCACCGCGAGGACGGCGGCTACGCGGGCCCGTCCCGCACCGCACTGTCGGACTACGCCCAGGCCGCGAACACACTGCTCGGCAACCGCGGCATCCTCACCGCCGGCTGGGCAAGCCTCGACGAGAAGGACCTCGCCGGGCTCGGCGTCCGCGTCGATTCCTTTCCCGAGCTCCTCGACACCGCCCTGAACGCCGCCTTCCCCGAGGCCGCCGCGTGA
- the casB gene encoding type I-E CRISPR-associated protein Cse2/CasB: protein MSDTTATTTIPAPRPATIVAAGTRRVGADWSSAELRRARAFTDWIDRRCSEDPGVRAALRRGVGKDLDSVPFMHRFVAHRLTDEQMADLDIQRAHYTVASLIAAQRRDQYAAARTATNLDETTAGPDESKPATPRSRSLGRSFADGVAKGGTEAGLRASSAETRLNLLTRQSLDGLHRHLPGAIRQLRGSDVDVDWAQLLVDLCRWRRHAGTVKRRWLQDYYRTRQADEERRAQDADTARAAAQPDAGTDNPPTAN from the coding sequence GTGAGCGACACCACCGCCACCACAACCATCCCCGCCCCCCGCCCCGCAACAATCGTTGCCGCGGGGACCCGAAGAGTAGGTGCCGACTGGTCCAGCGCCGAACTCCGCCGCGCCCGCGCCTTCACGGACTGGATCGACCGCCGCTGTTCCGAGGACCCGGGGGTACGGGCAGCGCTCCGGCGCGGGGTGGGGAAGGACCTGGACTCGGTGCCGTTCATGCACCGCTTCGTCGCCCACAGGCTGACCGACGAACAGATGGCCGACCTGGACATCCAGCGGGCCCACTACACGGTCGCCTCGCTCATTGCCGCCCAGCGCCGCGACCAGTACGCCGCCGCACGAACCGCCACGAACCTGGACGAAACCACCGCAGGCCCCGACGAGTCGAAGCCTGCGACACCGCGCAGCCGCAGCCTCGGACGATCCTTCGCCGACGGCGTGGCCAAGGGTGGCACGGAAGCCGGACTGCGCGCCTCCTCCGCCGAAACCCGCCTGAATCTGCTGACCCGTCAGAGCCTGGATGGTCTGCACCGGCACCTCCCGGGCGCCATCCGGCAACTGCGGGGCAGCGACGTCGACGTCGACTGGGCCCAGCTCCTGGTCGACCTCTGCAGGTGGCGCCGTCACGCGGGCACCGTGAAGCGGCGCTGGCTGCAGGACTACTACCGGACCCGCCAGGCGGACGAGGAACGACGCGCCCAGGACGCCGACACCGCACGCGCCGCCGCCCAGCCCGACGCCGGCACCGACAACCCGCCTACCGCGAACTGA
- a CDS encoding type I-E CRISPR-associated protein Cse1/CasA produces the protein MRALGFEQDGQAKDVQFVDASTPPVLDLAEEQEPATAVEIGRLRALGELYGYRLDKAVRRAWADYTAAPKLRDCAWAVDAAARYWPDAEAEFWKHVDAREFVGAAAAFRTIAEDAYDKITYTALGTLRGAKAAARARVELYGGPAKTPAKAAATRPGTPTEDK, from the coding sequence GTGCGGGCGCTGGGCTTCGAGCAGGACGGGCAGGCCAAGGACGTCCAGTTCGTGGACGCCAGCACACCGCCCGTACTCGACCTCGCGGAAGAGCAGGAGCCTGCGACGGCAGTGGAGATCGGCCGGCTCCGCGCGCTGGGCGAGCTGTACGGATACCGGCTGGACAAGGCCGTACGCAGGGCCTGGGCCGACTACACCGCCGCCCCCAAGCTCCGCGACTGCGCCTGGGCCGTCGATGCGGCCGCACGCTACTGGCCCGACGCCGAGGCCGAGTTCTGGAAGCACGTGGACGCGAGGGAGTTCGTCGGTGCGGCAGCGGCGTTCCGCACCATCGCCGAAGACGCCTACGACAAGATCACCTACACCGCGCTCGGGACCCTCCGCGGCGCGAAGGCCGCTGCGCGAGCACGCGTCGAGCTGTACGGCGGGCCCGCGAAGACGCCCGCCAAGGCCGCCGCCACCCGCCCCGGTACTCCAACGGAGGACAAGTGA